DNA sequence from the Halobacterium sp. DL1 genome:
GTTCGAGAGCAGTCGTCCGAGACTCGCGGCCGTGATGCCTTTCCCCAGCCCGGACATCACGCCGCCGGTCACGAACACGAACTTGCTCCCCAGAGAGGGGTCGTATCCGGTCTCCTTCGGCATACTGACCGTCCGACAGGCGTGGCAAAAACCGTTTCGGGACACCGCTGGCCGCGACAGTCACCGGCACGCTACCCGGAAGTCCCGTGGCACTCCCACAGCGTCCCGCTACCGACAGGCGTCGGCGAGAAACGGACCGGCGGCGTCGGCGACCGCGTCGAAGCGCCCGATGAAGAAGTGGTCGGCGGCGAGTTCGACGACCTCGCAGTCCAGTTCGCGGGCGGCCGCGACGACCGGTTCCCAGTCGGCTGTCGAGTCCCGGGTCGCGTAGACGACCTGCAGTGGGGCGGTAACGTCCTTGAGCGCGTCCGCGGCGTTCAGGCCCGCGGGGAGTTCGGCGGCCGGCGCGAGCAGCGAGACGGCACAGAGGTCGAGGTCGGTCGTCGCGGCCGCGAGCGCGGCGATGCTCCCGCCGAAACTGAACCCGAAGATGCCCACGGTGTCGTAGCGCTCGCCCGCCCACCGGAGGGCGTTCCGGGCGTCTTCGCGTTCCCCCTCGCCCTCGTCCCAGTCGCCGTAGTCGAAGCGCAGCGCCGCGATTCCCTCGTCCACGAGGTGGGCCGAGACGGCTTCGAGGCGGTCGTCCCCGCGGTGGCCTCTGTGCTGGGGGTGTGGCGGACACATGACGACGCAACTGCGCGACCCGTCGTCCGGTTCGTCGAGGGTCGCCTCCACGTCTCGCGCGCCGGGCACGAGCACGGTCTCCTGTCGCATGGCGGAACGTTCGGGGCGACGGTGCTTATCGGTCCCGACATCCGGCGACCACGACGGACCACTCGACCCACTCGCGCCCGAGAAAAGGTCGGTTTCGAGTGGAGTTTTTACGTCCGCAGGCCGAACAGTGCGCATGGGTATCGTATCACGACTATCGTACACGATCCGGTCGAAACTGAACGCCCTCGTGCGGTCCACCGAGGACCCGGCGGAGACGCTGGACTACTCCTACGAGCGGCTCCGGGACCGGCTCCAGGACGTCGAGACGGGGCTGGCTGACCTCACCGCCCAGAAGAAGCGCCTCGAGGTCCAGCGCGAGCGCCTCGCGCAGAACGTCGAGAAGCACGACGACCAGGCGTGGGAGGCGGTCAAGCAGGGCCGGGACGACCTGGCGCGGCGCGCCCTCGAGAAGAAGCGCACGAAGCGCGACCAGCTCGCGGAGATCGACGACCAGGTCGCCGACCTCGAGGCGACCCAGCGCGACCTCGAGGAACAGAGAGACGGACTCGAAACGAAGGTCCAGGAGTTCCGCACGAAGAAGGAGACGATGAAGGCGCGCCACGAGGCCGCGAAGACCAAGACACAGGTCTCCGAGGCCCTGACGGGGCTGAGCGACGACGACGTGCCGCGCGCCATCGAACGCGCGGAGGACCAGACCGAGGAGGTGGAGGCTCGCGCGGCAGCGATGGACGAACTCGGCGACCGCGGTGTCCTCGAGGACCCGCTGTCCGAGGACGACCACATCGAGCAGGAACTCGCCGCCGAGCGCGGCGACGACGTGGAGTCCGAACTCTCGGCGCTGCGCGCGGAGGTCCGTGGCGAGACCGACGACGACGTCGTCGAGGTCGAGAGCACGGTCGAGGAGACGGATTCCGGAGCCGAGGTAGTCGACGAGAATCGCAGTGAGAGTGACAGCACCAGCGATGCCGAAGCGGACGAAGTCGAGGAGATCCGGGCAGAGGTCCTGGACGACGAGCAGCAGGCGTAGCCCCTCCGGCCGCGAGTAACGTTTTGGGGCGGGCCGCCGTACGTCCGCTATGAGCGAAGGGTCGGGAGACGACGAGTTACGCGACCGGCTTCCGAACAGCCGTGTGCAGGTCTGGCTGACGGTGGACGCCGACCGGCGGCACGTCGCTGTGGCGTTTCTCACCGTCATCTTCACCACCATGGTCGTGGTGGGGACGCTGCTGCCGACGCCGGCGGACGTCCTGTTGACCCGCGGCGACCCCCACGAGACGCTGTTCAACGCGCTCGTCGGCTCCGTCATCACGGGCGTGACGCTCGTGCTCACGCTGAGCCAGATCGTGCTCTCCCAGGAACTGGGTGCGGTCGGCGACCAGCGCGAGCGGATGGAAGGCGCCATGGACTTCCGGGCGGACGCCGCGGACGCCGCCGACGAGGACGTCGCGCCCGCGGAGCCGTCGGTGTTCATGCGGGACCTCGTCGCGGCCACCTGCGAGCAGGCCGACGCGCTCGCCGCGGCCGCCCCGGACGGAGACGCGGGGGACGCGGTGAACGAATACGTGGACGACCTCACCGGGAACGCCGACGCCGTCACCGACCAGCTGGAGGGCGCCGAGTTCGGCGACTTCGAGGTGGTCCGCGCGGCGCTGAACTTCAACTACTCGATGAAGATCTACCAGGGCAAGCGCATCCAGGCCGCATACGGGGACGAGTTCGACGAGGCGGCGTCCGAGGCCCTGGCGGACCTGCTGACGACGCTGGAGCTGTTCGGGCCGGCCCGTGAGCACTTCAAGACGCTGTACTTCCAGTGGGAGCTCTCGGACCTCTCGCGCACGCTGCTGTACGCCGCGATACCGGCGCTCTCCGTCGCCGTCGCCGCGCTCCTGCTGTTCGACCCGGCGGAGTACCCCGGCTACACGCTCGGCGTGAACCACGCGCTGCTCGGGGTGAGCGCGGCCGCGACGGTGGCCGTGCTCCCGTTCGCGCTCCTGCTGGCGTACATCCTGCGCATCGTCACCGTCACGAAGCGCACGCTCTCCATCGGCCCGTTCGTCCTCCGGGAGACGAACGAGTCCGGGACGGGCGACTACGGGGAGTAGGGCGGCTGCCACGGCCCGTGTCGCGCGACGGCGACGTGGGTGCCGACGAGGACGAACACGCCGACGGCGAACGCGACCACGTCGCCGAACCCGTCCGCGATGCCCAGCGAGACGATGAGGACGGTGGCGTACGCTGGCGGGTGGAGGCTCTCCGTCGCGTACATCGCGACGGTGGCGGCGACTGTCGCGGCGAGCGCGGCGGCGACCCGCTGGAGACCCGCCAGCGACTGCGGGGTGGCGTCGAGCAAGGGAGCGGCGCCGCTGGCGAGCGCGAGGACGGCGAGGAACGCGGCGAGCACGCCGACCAGCTGGCCGACGACGACGCGCCGTGGCTGGTCGTCGATGGCCGCGAGCACGTACGCCGAGGGGCCGAGGCTCGGTAACAGAATCGCCGTTCCCGTCGTCCACGCGAGTGCGCCGAGCACCGCCAGCAGGAAGGCGACGTACGTTCCGACGCCCAGACCGGCGCGCCACGTCATCACCCCGACCGACTCATTTGGCCGGGATGTGCGTGGCGGTTCTCGGTGTTCGGGGAGTGCCGACTACTCCACGAAGTCGGGCTGCGTCCGCTTCTCGTCGACCTCCCCGACGAAGTGGTCGCGGAACGTCTCGAGTTCGACGTCGTTCCGCTCGCGCTCCTGGCGGTCGCGCACGGAGACGGTGCCCACCTCCTCCTCGTTGTCGCCGAGGACGAGCATGTACGGGACGTTGTCGTCGTGGGCCTGCTGGATCTTCCGGCCGACCGTCCAGTCGCGGTCCTCGACCTCGACGCGGTAGCCGTCGAGTTCGTTCTTGACGCGGTGGGCGTAACCGAGGTTGTCGTCCGTGACCGGGAGGATGCGCACCTGCTCGGGCGCGAGCCACGTCGGGAAGCGGCCGTCGTAGTGCTCGACGAGCACCATGAAGAACCGCTCGTAGGAGCCGTACAGCGCGCGGTGGATCATCACTGGCTGGTGGGCGTCGTTGTCCGAGCCCGTGTACTCCAGGTCGAAGCGCTCGGGCATGTTGAAGTCGAGCTGGACCGTCGGGCCGTCCCACGAGCGCCCGAGAGCGTCCTCGAACGCGAAGTCGATCTTCGGGCCGTAGAACGCGCCGTCGCCCGGTTCGACGTCGTAGTCCATCCCCTGCTCCTCGAGGACGTCGCGGAGCTGTGATTCGGACTGCTCCCAGATCTCGTCGCTGCCTACGGACTTCTCCGGGCGCGTCGCCAGCGCCACCTCGTAGTCGAGGTCGAACGTGTCCAGGACCTCGAGGATGATGTCGATGAGGCGTCGCACTTCCTGCTCTATCTGGTCGGCGCGCGCGAACACGTGGCCGTCGTCGATGGTGAACGCCCACACCCGGGAGAGCCCGGAGAGTTCGCCGCGTTGCTCCTTGCGGTACACCTTCCCGTCCTCGAAGTACCGCACGGGGAGGTCGCGGTAGCTCCACGAGCCCTCGTTGAAGATGGTGGCGTGGCCCGGGCAGTTCATCGGTTTTAGTCCATATTCCTCGTCGTTGACGTCGAGGAGGAACATGTCGTCGACGTAGTTGTCGTAGTGCCCGGACTGCTTCCACAGCTCCGTGCGGAACAGGTGCGGGGTCTCGACCTCGTCGTAGCCCATCTCCCGGTTGAGCCCGTGGACGTACTCCGAGAGCTCACGGAGCACCGTCTTCCCGTTCGGGTGGTAGAGCGGGAGGCCGGGGCCGGTGACGTCCGGGATGGAAAAGAGGTCCATCTCGCTGCCGATCTTCCGGTGGTCGCGCTCGGCGGCCTCCGCGCGGCGCTCGAGATAGTCGTCGAGTTCGCTCTCCGTGGGGAACGCGGTGCCGTAGACCCGCGTCAGCGTCTCGCGCTCCTCGTCGCCGCGCCAGTACGCCGCCGACGTTTCGAGCACCTCGAAGCCGCCGATCTCGCCCGTCGACTCGACGTGCGGGCCGCGACAGAGGTCCTCGAAGTCGTCCTGGCGGTAGAAGCTCACGGGGTCGTCGCCCGCGGCCTCGGTCTCCAGAATCTCGCGCTTGAACGGGTTGTCGTCGTACGTCTCGAGGGCCTCTTCGCGGTCGTACTCGACGTACTCGACGTCGTAGTCGGCCTCAATGATGGCGTCGGCCTCGTCCTGGATGGCGTCGAGGTCCTCCGCGTCGAGTTCGACGTTCGCCACGTCGTAGTAGAACCCCTCCTCGGTGTACGGGCCGATGGTGAGTTTCGCGTCGGGGTGGTGGCGGAGGATGGCCTGCGCGAGGACGTGGGCGGCGGTGTGCCGCAGCACGTCGAGGTAGTCGCCCGACTGGTCGGTGACGATCTCGATCTCGCAGTCCTCGGTCAGGGGCGTCTCCTTGGAGACGAGTTCGTGGTCGACCTTCCCCGCGACTGTGTCACGGCCGAGGCCGGGCCCAATTTCGTACGCTACGTCCTCGACCGTCGCGCCGGACGCCAGCTCCAGGGTGGAGCCGTCCGGCAGCGTCACAGTGACCGTGCTCATACAGGTGGTTCTTTCGCCCGGAGGCATCCATAAGCCTGTTGAGAGCGGACGGCTCGTGAGCGGACCACACGCCTCCGTCGGCTCCCGGCGGCCGCCGCCAGTGCGAACGTCCCTCGCCCCGGGCAGCGAAGATTATTTGACTAGAGCCCGAATTCGACTGTATGGCCGACGACCCACTCAACAACCTCGACAGGCGCATCCTTCACCTGCTCCAGGTAGACGCCCGGGGGCCAGCGACACCTCCATCGCCAGCGAGACCGGCGTGACGGGAACGACCATCAGCAACCGGATCGAGCAACTGGAGGAACAGGGAATCATCCTAGGGTACAACCCCGAGATAAACTACGAGGCGGCGGGCTACCCGATGCGCGTGCTGTTCATCTGCTCGACGCCACTCTCCGAGCGGCCGGAGATGGCCGAACGGGCCCTCGAAGTCTGGGGTGTCGTCAACGTCCGGGAGATGCTGGCCGGCGAGGAGAACCTCCACGTCGAGGTCGTGGCCGAGACGACGTCCGAAATCGAGCAGAGCACCAACCAGCTGGACGAGCTGGGGCTGCGGATCGTGAGCAGCGACATTCTCGCAGACGAGCGGATACAGCCGTGGAATCACTTCCACCAGAAGATAGTCGACGACGCCGACACGCTCGCGGAGGAGGAGTCCGCCGAACAGGCAGGCGAAGAATAGTTGGGGTACTGAAACACTACCGCCAGAGTGGCGGCGCGAACACGCTGTTCGCTTGCGAAATCCAACCGAATCCCTACCGCTGCTGGAGATTGTCAAAAGGGTAAACTTACCACACAAATTAGGTTAAGGGACTCCGGGCTGTGGGTAAGTCATGGCTTCGATGGACACACCGCAACTCAACGAAGCCTTCGAGTTGCTGTCCCACCCCTACCGTCGGCTCACACTCTACTACCTGACTACGGAGACTGAGAGCGTTCACGTCGACACGCTCGTGGCCGAGATAGCAGCGTGGGAGGGGGCGACGGTGGGAACGAGCCGCCAGCGCGAACCGGCCACCATCGAGCGGGCGCTCCACCACGTCCACCTCCCGAAACTCGTCGAGGCGGGCATCGTCGCGTCCACTGCGAACGGGAACAACGTCCACCTCGTGCAGCCGGAGGGGGTCGACCGATTCCTCGACGATGTGAGCCGAATCGACGGCTACGGACTGGTTGCGGACGACTGAGCAGAACGGCGTTCGAATCTTCGTCTTTCAGTTCTCGTGGACGCTCGTCCCGGCCCGCTCGACGGCCGCCAGGTCGACGTGGCCGGCGGGCATCGGGACGCCCGCGAAGTCGTCCTCGGCGAGCAGCAGCGAGCCGTCGAGGTCCGCGTAGTCCAGCAGCGGCGTGAGGTGGGCGGCGGCGGCGATGCTGGCATTCGACTCGACCATGCAGCCACACATCACTTCGAGGCCGTGGGCGCGTGCCGCGTGAATCAGCCGCTTCGCCTCCCGCAGCCCGCCGGTCTTCATCAGTTTCAGGTTCGCGATGTCGCAGCGGTCGGCAATCTCCGGGATGTCGTCGGCGGTGATGCAGGACTCGTCGGCCGCGATGGGGAGCGTCGACCGCTCGTAGACGTACTTCAGACCCTCGCGGTTCTCGGCCGGGACGGGCTGTTCGACGAACTCGACGCCGTAGTCGTCGAGCCACGCGATGTTCCGGACAGCCTCCTTCGGCGTCCACGCCTCGTTGGCGTCGACGCGGATGGTGGCGTCGGGCGCGGCGTCCCGGACGGTGCCGAGCAGTTCCTCGTCGCGGCCCGTCCCGAGTTTCACCTTCAGCGTGCCGTAGCCGCGTTCGACGGCCTCCACCGTCTTCTCGTGCATCGTCTCCGCGTCGTCGATCCCGATGGTGTAGGAGGTGTCGAGGCTGCCCGCCGGGTCGAGCCCCCAGTACTGGTAGAGCGGAAGGTCAGCGCGCTTGGCCGCGAGGTCGTGGCAGGCGATGCTGACCGCGGCGCGCGCCGCGGGGTTGTCCTCGACGACGGTTCGCATCCCGGCCTCGACCTTCGCGAGGTTCTCCGGGTCGTCGACGCGCTCGACGACGTCCAGCAGGTCCGGCAGCACGGCCTCGACGGTGCCCGCGGTCTCGCCGTAGTGTGAGGAGGGCGCGGCCCCGCCGACGCCGACGTTGCCCTCGTCGTCGTGGACGCGGACGACCACGTTCGTGGCCGTCTCCTGGGTGCCGCGCGCGATGGTGAACGGGTGCTCCAGCGGGAACTCGCGGCGCTGGAACTCGGTCCTCATCGAATCACGTCGAGGACCGCCTCGGTTCCGAAGCGCACGGGGTC
Encoded proteins:
- a CDS encoding threonyl-tRNA synthetase, with product MSTVTVTLPDGSTLELASGATVEDVAYEIGPGLGRDTVAGKVDHELVSKETPLTEDCEIEIVTDQSGDYLDVLRHTAAHVLAQAILRHHPDAKLTIGPYTEEGFYYDVANVELDAEDLDAIQDEADAIIEADYDVEYVEYDREEALETYDDNPFKREILETEAAGDDPVSFYRQDDFEDLCRGPHVESTGEIGGFEVLETSAAYWRGDEERETLTRVYGTAFPTESELDDYLERRAEAAERDHRKIGSEMDLFSIPDVTGPGLPLYHPNGKTVLRELSEYVHGLNREMGYDEVETPHLFRTELWKQSGHYDNYVDDMFLLDVNDEEYGLKPMNCPGHATIFNEGSWSYRDLPVRYFEDGKVYRKEQRGELSGLSRVWAFTIDDGHVFARADQIEQEVRRLIDIILEVLDTFDLDYEVALATRPEKSVGSDEIWEQSESQLRDVLEEQGMDYDVEPGDGAFYGPKIDFAFEDALGRSWDGPTVQLDFNMPERFDLEYTGSDNDAHQPVMIHRALYGSYERFFMVLVEHYDGRFPTWLAPEQVRILPVTDDNLGYAHRVKNELDGYRVEVEDRDWTVGRKIQQAHDDNVPYMLVLGDNEEEVGTVSVRDRQERERNDVELETFRDHFVGEVDEKRTQPDFVE
- a CDS encoding phage-shock protein, coding for MGIVSRLSYTIRSKLNALVRSTEDPAETLDYSYERLRDRLQDVETGLADLTAQKKRLEVQRERLAQNVEKHDDQAWEAVKQGRDDLARRALEKKRTKRDQLAEIDDQVADLEATQRDLEEQRDGLETKVQEFRTKKETMKARHEAAKTKTQVSEALTGLSDDDVPRAIERAEDQTEEVEARAAAMDELGDRGVLEDPLSEDDHIEQELAAERGDDVESELSALRAEVRGETDDDVVEVESTVEETDSGAEVVDENRSESDSTSDAEADEVEEIRAEVLDDEQQA
- a CDS encoding chloromuconate cycloisomerase, with product MRTEFQRREFPLEHPFTIARGTQETATNVVVRVHDDEGNVGVGGAAPSSHYGETAGTVEAVLPDLLDVVERVDDPENLAKVEAGMRTVVEDNPAARAAVSIACHDLAAKRADLPLYQYWGLDPAGSLDTSYTIGIDDAETMHEKTVEAVERGYGTLKVKLGTGRDEELLGTVRDAAPDATIRVDANEAWTPKEAVRNIAWLDDYGVEFVEQPVPAENREGLKYVYERSTLPIAADESCITADDIPEIADRCDIANLKLMKTGGLREAKRLIHAARAHGLEVMCGCMVESNASIAAAAHLTPLLDYADLDGSLLLAEDDFAGVPMPAGHVDLAAVERAGTSVHEN
- a CDS encoding alpha/beta hydrolase; this encodes MRQETVLVPGARDVEATLDEPDDGSRSCVVMCPPHPQHRGHRGDDRLEAVSAHLVDEGIAALRFDYGDWDEGEGEREDARNALRWAGERYDTVGIFGFSFGGSIAALAAATTDLDLCAVSLLAPAAELPAGLNAADALKDVTAPLQVVYATRDSTADWEPVVAAARELDCEVVELAADHFFIGRFDAVADAAGPFLADACR